In Rouxiella sp. WC2420, the following proteins share a genomic window:
- a CDS encoding hydantoinase/oxoprolinase family protein, whose amino-acid sequence MKNASTWRMGFDIGGTFTDLVLLNDETGVALRHKTLTTPHDPSEGAYTGLTQLVEMAGLEASDIHTITHGTTLAINALLERRGAKTAFVVTKGFRDVLVLGREYRYDIYDLNGAPAAPLIPRSQAYEINERVTSKGDIVTPLEEGEVVDLAAKLRAEGYEAVAVLCMHAYAWPEHENRIEAIFSRELPGVSISVSHKVSREIREYDRGVLTAMNAFVQPKARHYMARLEHKLREGGFTCDWLVMGSNGGLMAPQVAADYPTRIIESGPAGGIVATAAFARKNGHAQVLAFDMGGTTAKACVVRDGQPSITTDYEVGRADRLLKGSGLPVKLPVVDMIEIGAGGGSIARVDSLGLLEIGPESASAYPGPACYGRGGELPTVTDANLVLGLLDPDAFLGGRMTLDVEAARRAVSRIAEPLGLSIEDAAWGIHEVANSKMAEALRTHSVEKNVSPHQMTMLAFGGAGPSHAWSLAKILSVKKVYFPNGAGVYSAFGLLTAPPSADFVRSDRCRLQPGIDMAAVHRNFAEGFDEAFTTLAAANVDSATASTQKLADVRYVGQGSELTVTLPTAFIENGDVATLIAAFEEAHFARFGRILKGQGVEVVNWRGRVQTTPPLMNTSDRQGIPDEGAQEKTLAVYLGRDSGFSDCRVVPRSLMVTGEWIAGPALLQEKECAIYVGPGASAMLDEQGNILMELK is encoded by the coding sequence ATGAAAAACGCGTCAACATGGCGAATGGGATTTGATATTGGCGGCACCTTTACTGACCTGGTGCTGCTCAACGATGAAACAGGCGTTGCGCTTCGTCATAAAACGTTGACCACGCCGCACGATCCTTCTGAAGGTGCTTATACCGGCCTGACTCAGTTGGTGGAAATGGCGGGGCTGGAAGCCAGTGATATTCACACCATTACTCACGGCACGACCTTGGCAATCAATGCCTTACTGGAAAGACGCGGCGCAAAAACCGCCTTTGTAGTGACCAAAGGTTTCCGCGACGTGCTGGTGCTGGGACGTGAGTATCGTTACGACATCTATGATCTCAACGGTGCACCCGCGGCACCGTTGATCCCTCGCTCGCAGGCTTATGAAATCAATGAGCGCGTGACCAGCAAGGGTGACATTGTCACGCCACTGGAAGAAGGCGAGGTTGTGGATCTGGCCGCGAAGCTGCGAGCTGAAGGCTATGAGGCCGTCGCGGTGCTGTGTATGCATGCTTATGCGTGGCCTGAGCATGAAAATCGTATCGAGGCCATTTTCAGTCGCGAGTTGCCGGGTGTCTCAATCTCGGTTTCACATAAAGTTTCCCGCGAAATTCGTGAATACGATCGCGGCGTGCTGACCGCCATGAATGCCTTTGTCCAGCCCAAAGCCCGACACTATATGGCACGTCTCGAGCATAAATTACGCGAAGGTGGCTTTACCTGCGACTGGCTGGTGATGGGGTCCAACGGCGGGTTGATGGCACCGCAAGTTGCTGCCGATTACCCAACGCGCATCATCGAATCTGGTCCGGCGGGCGGCATTGTAGCCACCGCAGCCTTTGCCCGTAAAAACGGCCATGCTCAGGTGCTGGCGTTTGATATGGGCGGCACCACCGCGAAAGCCTGTGTGGTGCGCGATGGTCAACCTTCGATTACCACTGACTATGAGGTCGGTCGCGCCGATCGCCTGCTGAAAGGCAGTGGTTTGCCGGTAAAACTGCCGGTGGTAGACATGATTGAAATCGGTGCCGGTGGCGGCAGTATCGCTCGCGTTGACTCCCTCGGCCTGCTTGAAATCGGTCCCGAGAGTGCCAGCGCCTATCCTGGCCCAGCCTGTTACGGCCGCGGCGGTGAACTGCCAACCGTGACCGATGCCAACCTGGTTCTCGGCTTGCTGGACCCCGATGCGTTTCTTGGCGGTCGCATGACTCTCGACGTAGAGGCCGCGCGCAGAGCTGTCTCGCGCATTGCCGAACCGCTGGGGTTGAGTATTGAAGACGCTGCCTGGGGCATCCATGAAGTCGCCAACAGCAAAATGGCTGAAGCGCTGCGCACTCACTCAGTTGAGAAAAACGTCAGCCCGCACCAGATGACTATGCTGGCGTTTGGCGGCGCGGGTCCGAGCCATGCCTGGTCGCTGGCCAAGATCCTGTCGGTGAAGAAAGTGTATTTCCCGAACGGTGCCGGGGTGTATTCCGCCTTTGGTTTGCTGACTGCACCGCCAAGTGCCGACTTCGTGCGCAGCGACCGCTGCCGCTTGCAGCCAGGCATTGATATGGCGGCGGTACACAGAAACTTTGCTGAAGGTTTCGACGAAGCTTTTACCACTCTCGCCGCTGCCAATGTCGACTCGGCCACTGCCAGCACGCAGAAACTCGCCGACGTGCGCTATGTGGGTCAGGGGTCGGAACTCACCGTAACACTGCCAACCGCCTTTATCGAAAACGGCGATGTCGCCACGCTGATTGCCGCCTTTGAAGAAGCACACTTTGCCCGTTTTGGTCGCATCCTCAAAGGTCAGGGCGTGGAAGTGGTCAACTGGCGCGGTCGCGTACAAACCACGCCACCGCTGATGAACACCAGCGACAGGCAAGGCATACCGGATGAAGGCGCGCAGGAGAAAACGCTGGCGGTTTATCTTGGGCGCGACAGCGGTTTCAGTGACTGCCGCGTAGTGCCGCGCAGCCTGATGGTCACTGGCGAATGGATTGCCGGACCCGCGTTATTGCAGGAAAAAGAGTGTGCAATTTATGTCGGACCGGGTGCGTCCGCCATGCTTGATGAACAAGGCAACATCCTGATGGAGCTGAAATAA
- a CDS encoding pyridoxal phosphate-dependent aminotransferase, with protein sequence MSSLNKKFIAAEAVLRIERTSLRVQQPASSGDMVSLAMGEPDFDTPPRIVQAAADALKNGFTHYAPLLGDKLLCEALAEELAEQSGFPVKQGEVLVTHGGTAGLAAAILSIVNPGDRVVIPDPTYSLYADLVNMAGGICVPMPCKADLHWDLDRLANSLEDARLFVFCNPGNPTGIVHTREEIETLGRLVNQHDVLVIADEAYSDLVFNGKPFTSVLGVPAFRGRTLFCQTFSKSYAMTGWRVGYLAGPAEMIAAAARVHNTVNGSVNTAVQRAAVVALKECKDDVKRMYDVYKERRILMMEGLLSIPGLKLNEPEGAFYCFPSYSLPIPAIDMVALLREQGIAVRPGSEFGAAGEGHLRLSYAASKESIAEGVKRLKRGLASLG encoded by the coding sequence ATGTCTTCTTTAAATAAAAAGTTTATTGCGGCTGAAGCCGTATTGCGGATTGAACGTACTTCACTGCGCGTGCAGCAACCGGCCTCCAGCGGTGATATGGTTTCGTTGGCGATGGGCGAACCTGATTTTGATACTCCGCCGCGCATTGTTCAGGCTGCGGCTGATGCACTGAAAAATGGCTTCACTCATTACGCGCCACTGCTGGGTGACAAACTGCTGTGCGAAGCGCTGGCCGAAGAGCTTGCCGAGCAGTCCGGTTTCCCGGTCAAACAGGGTGAAGTGCTGGTTACTCATGGTGGTACGGCAGGTCTGGCGGCGGCAATTTTGTCCATAGTTAATCCCGGCGACCGTGTCGTGATCCCTGATCCAACCTATTCACTGTATGCCGATCTGGTTAACATGGCCGGCGGAATTTGTGTGCCGATGCCGTGTAAAGCCGACCTGCATTGGGATCTCGACCGCCTTGCCAACAGCCTGGAAGACGCGAGGCTGTTTGTGTTCTGTAACCCCGGCAATCCCACCGGTATTGTGCATACCCGTGAAGAAATTGAAACACTGGGCCGTCTGGTGAATCAGCATGATGTGCTGGTTATTGCCGATGAGGCCTATAGCGATCTCGTCTTTAACGGTAAACCGTTTACCAGCGTACTTGGCGTGCCGGCTTTTCGCGGGCGTACGCTATTTTGCCAAACCTTTTCAAAGAGCTATGCTATGACAGGCTGGCGCGTGGGTTATCTTGCCGGACCGGCGGAGATGATTGCCGCCGCGGCCCGTGTGCACAACACGGTAAACGGCTCGGTAAACACCGCGGTGCAGCGTGCCGCAGTGGTCGCATTGAAGGAGTGCAAAGATGACGTCAAACGTATGTATGATGTTTATAAAGAACGTCGCATTCTGATGATGGAAGGGCTGTTGTCGATTCCTGGGTTGAAACTCAACGAACCTGAAGGGGCGTTCTACTGCTTCCCGTCCTATTCGTTGCCTATCCCGGCCATTGATATGGTGGCGCTGCTGCGCGAGCAGGGCATTGCAGTGCGTCCGGGGAGTGAGTTTGGCGCGGCGGGAGAAGGGCATCTACGCCTGTCTTACGCGGCAAGCAAAGAGTCGATCGCTGAGGGTGTCAAACGTCTGAAACGCGGTCTGGCTTCGTTGGGCTAG
- a CDS encoding SDR family oxidoreductase has protein sequence MDTLQGKVVIVTGAGSGIGKCSAELLAARGAKVVLVGRRKAVLDEVAAGIVQQGGQAWSCATHIENKEEVQALVSWVNAELGPVDILVNNAGSASKTLNARWIEEEEWQQVQDVNLKAVFLLTQAVLPDMLASKNGTIITVSSLAALRPNLLGGAAYGAAKAGVRNFMTYLHNTFRNDGIRSTCILPGEVNTPIMDNRANPPSQTIRDNMVQPEDVAEAVLLCAGLPARTVIEELIVAPTVMRDISGDLEVSRWKGAPESLMAERERS, from the coding sequence ATGGATACTTTACAAGGAAAAGTCGTCATCGTTACCGGTGCCGGCAGTGGTATCGGCAAGTGTTCGGCAGAACTGCTGGCCGCTCGCGGGGCGAAGGTAGTACTGGTTGGTCGTCGTAAAGCAGTGCTCGATGAAGTGGCTGCGGGAATTGTGCAGCAGGGTGGTCAGGCGTGGAGCTGCGCCACGCATATCGAGAATAAAGAAGAAGTTCAGGCTCTGGTCAGCTGGGTCAATGCTGAACTCGGCCCGGTTGATATTCTGGTCAACAATGCAGGCAGTGCCAGCAAAACGCTGAACGCGCGCTGGATCGAAGAGGAAGAATGGCAGCAAGTACAGGATGTCAACCTCAAGGCAGTGTTTCTGCTGACTCAGGCGGTATTGCCAGACATGCTGGCCAGCAAGAATGGCACCATTATTACTGTTTCTTCGCTGGCGGCGCTGCGTCCTAATCTTTTGGGCGGTGCAGCCTATGGCGCGGCCAAGGCAGGTGTTCGCAACTTTATGACTTACCTGCATAACACCTTCCGTAACGACGGCATTCGTTCGACCTGCATTCTGCCAGGTGAAGTCAACACGCCGATTATGGATAACCGCGCCAATCCGCCAAGTCAGACTATCCGCGACAACATGGTACAGCCGGAAGATGTCGCCGAGGCGGTGCTGCTGTGTGCTGGTTTGCCGGCCCGCACAGTGATTGAGGAACTGATCGTCGCGCCGACCGTGATGCGTGATATCTCCGGCGACCTCGAAGTCAGTCGCTGGAAGGGCGCGCCAGAAAGCCTGATGGCAGAAAGAGAACGCTCTTGA
- a CDS encoding ABC transporter permease: protein MTTHKTQGSTLLRLWRWAFNCYSWATLLFLIIPILVIVPLSFNSSSFLSYPLSGFSLRWYQNFFHSSEWLGSLGNSLLIAPLATLLATVLGVLASMGLVRGEFRGKSVVMAIIISPMIAPVVIIAVGMFFFFARVSLLNSYVGLVLAHALLGVPFVVVTVTAVLKSYDKNLSRAAANLGANPWYTFRTVTLPLIGPGVFSGALFAFAASFDEVVVTLFLSSPGQRTLPIQMFAGIRENLDPTIAAAASIMIAASLILLIVMELLRRRGERLRQSMPAH from the coding sequence ATGACGACTCATAAAACCCAGGGTTCGACCTTACTGCGACTGTGGCGCTGGGCCTTTAACTGCTATAGCTGGGCGACTTTGCTGTTCCTGATTATCCCGATTTTGGTCATTGTGCCGCTGTCTTTCAATTCCAGCTCATTTCTTAGCTATCCGCTGAGCGGTTTTTCATTGCGCTGGTATCAGAACTTTTTCCATTCCAGTGAATGGTTAGGCTCACTGGGCAACAGCCTCTTAATTGCACCGTTGGCGACTTTACTGGCCACCGTGCTGGGAGTGTTGGCCTCGATGGGGCTGGTGCGCGGCGAATTTCGCGGAAAATCAGTGGTGATGGCCATCATTATTTCGCCGATGATTGCACCGGTTGTGATCATCGCCGTTGGGATGTTCTTCTTCTTTGCCCGAGTGTCGCTGTTAAACAGTTATGTCGGCCTGGTATTGGCACACGCCTTGCTGGGCGTGCCTTTTGTCGTGGTCACCGTCACGGCGGTATTAAAAAGCTATGACAAGAATCTGTCTCGCGCGGCAGCCAATCTTGGTGCAAATCCGTGGTATACCTTCCGCACGGTAACCTTGCCGCTGATCGGCCCGGGCGTGTTTTCTGGGGCGCTGTTTGCTTTTGCGGCCTCTTTCGATGAAGTCGTCGTGACGCTGTTCCTATCAAGCCCCGGCCAGCGCACCTTACCGATTCAGATGTTTGCAGGGATTCGCGAAAACCTCGATCCGACTATCGCCGCCGCCGCGTCAATTATGATTGCTGCTTCGCTTATCCTTTTGATCGTGATGGAGCTATTGCGCCGTCGCGGCGAGCGTCTCAGGCAGTCTATGCCAGCGCATTAA
- a CDS encoding hydantoinase B/oxoprolinase family protein, which translates to MTTSTPDNLRFLNDPISLRITWDRLVSISEEAAATLVNMAFSSIIREVGDYSCLLMDAKGNSLAQPKTSVPVFIGTLPATVRHLLAKYPAETLKPGDSLITNDPWLGTGHLNDVTIVTPVFRDGQLVAFTGSAAHMSDIGGSLNMGSSRDMFEEGFLIPPSKLMLEGEVNQQLLDLLLANVRSPDQVEGDLHAMLAANQIGANGLLGLMDDLKITSVEPLAEKIHSLTENAMRKAIEAVPDGRYEASVDIGDYEGDIHLNVAVIVEGSNIVIDYAGSSAESLFGSNCPMSFTYAYSVYPLKCLLEPNLPNNEGCFKSITVTAPVGSIANARPPCAVEMRNRVGHMAHAAIFTALSEIMPERVMGHSGSAPVTCDVFAGQFDDGRRFVESLCVNGGTGARPSADGIVTGFPGNMSSTPVELMESATPLLFTEKSIVPDSGGAGRYRGGVAQRMVIRNTSKFPLSHSMFYSRQKHPAQGVLGGEAGAPNYIAINGKPLEKPVGRHDVFPGDEVTIQMPGGGGKSPVGERSKAAILFDLQEGYITEEGAVRDYGVSLEDLRG; encoded by the coding sequence ATGACAACCTCAACCCCTGACAATCTTCGTTTTCTTAATGATCCGATAAGCCTGCGGATCACCTGGGACCGTCTGGTCAGTATTTCTGAAGAAGCCGCCGCGACGCTGGTCAACATGGCGTTTTCCAGCATTATTCGCGAGGTGGGTGACTATTCCTGTCTGCTGATGGATGCCAAAGGCAACTCTCTGGCCCAGCCGAAAACCAGTGTACCGGTGTTTATCGGCACTTTACCGGCCACTGTGCGCCATTTGCTGGCTAAATATCCGGCTGAAACCTTGAAACCCGGCGATAGCCTGATAACCAATGACCCTTGGCTGGGAACCGGTCACCTTAACGACGTCACTATCGTCACGCCGGTATTCCGTGATGGACAACTGGTCGCCTTTACCGGCTCGGCGGCGCATATGTCTGATATCGGCGGCTCGCTAAACATGGGTTCGTCTCGTGACATGTTCGAGGAAGGGTTCCTGATCCCGCCAAGCAAGCTGATGCTGGAAGGTGAAGTAAACCAACAGCTGCTCGACCTGCTGCTGGCCAACGTTCGCTCGCCGGACCAGGTTGAAGGCGACCTGCACGCCATGCTGGCTGCCAATCAGATCGGTGCCAACGGTCTGCTGGGCCTGATGGATGACCTGAAAATTACCTCGGTAGAGCCGCTGGCCGAGAAGATCCATTCTCTGACTGAAAATGCCATGCGCAAGGCGATTGAAGCCGTGCCGGATGGCCGCTATGAAGCATCGGTGGATATTGGCGATTACGAGGGCGACATTCACCTCAACGTGGCGGTTATCGTTGAAGGCAGCAATATTGTTATCGACTATGCCGGTTCCTCTGCCGAATCACTGTTTGGCAGCAACTGCCCGATGTCGTTTACCTACGCCTACAGCGTGTACCCGCTGAAGTGTTTGCTGGAACCGAACCTGCCGAATAACGAAGGCTGCTTTAAATCGATTACTGTGACTGCGCCGGTCGGCTCAATCGCCAATGCGCGCCCACCTTGTGCGGTAGAAATGCGTAACCGCGTTGGCCACATGGCACACGCCGCAATCTTTACTGCGCTGTCAGAAATTATGCCAGAGCGCGTGATGGGCCACTCAGGCAGCGCGCCAGTGACCTGTGACGTATTCGCCGGGCAGTTCGACGACGGCCGCCGCTTTGTTGAAAGCCTGTGCGTTAACGGCGGCACTGGCGCGCGTCCTTCCGCCGACGGCATCGTGACCGGATTCCCGGGCAATATGTCATCTACGCCGGTTGAACTGATGGAGTCCGCGACACCGTTGCTGTTTACCGAAAAATCCATCGTGCCGGATTCTGGTGGTGCAGGTCGCTATCGTGGCGGCGTGGCCCAGCGCATGGTTATCCGCAACACCAGCAAATTCCCGCTTTCGCACAGTATGTTCTATTCACGGCAGAAGCATCCCGCGCAGGGCGTGCTCGGCGGCGAAGCGGGTGCACCAAACTACATCGCCATCAACGGCAAACCGCTGGAGAAACCGGTGGGTCGTCACGACGTGTTCCCCGGTGATGAAGTCACTATTCAGATGCCAGGCGGCGGCGGTAAAAGCCCGGTTGGCGAGCGCAGCAAAGCGGCCATTCTGTTTGATTTGCAGGAAGGCTATATCACCGAAGAAGGCGCAGTGCGCGACTACGGTGTTTCACTTGAAGATTTAAGAGGTTAG
- a CDS encoding RraA family protein, whose product MALETAEVRIAERWKRPSREWLDAFAPFPVANIGDAMERLSMCDAGIIPLTADSAFIGFAFPVQVTAGDNAAVIIALDYIEEGDVMMINGMGHVDRALVGEQLTQRFQNAGARGQVIDGAVRDKKIIESTAFPTFSRGTSPAGPYKNGPGVIGEPVAIGGVVCCAGDIVVADQDGIIIIPFWRAADVLEKVKEVARREAEMTAEVTGQYR is encoded by the coding sequence ATGGCATTAGAAACCGCAGAAGTTCGTATTGCAGAACGTTGGAAGCGCCCGTCAAGAGAGTGGCTTGATGCTTTTGCTCCTTTCCCGGTTGCCAATATTGGTGACGCCATGGAGCGATTGAGCATGTGTGATGCCGGCATTATTCCATTGACCGCCGACAGCGCTTTCATCGGCTTTGCCTTTCCGGTTCAGGTAACCGCGGGAGACAACGCGGCGGTGATCATTGCCCTGGACTATATCGAAGAGGGCGATGTGATGATGATTAATGGCATGGGGCATGTTGATCGCGCACTGGTTGGCGAGCAGTTAACTCAGCGTTTTCAAAATGCCGGCGCTCGTGGGCAAGTTATCGACGGTGCGGTGCGTGACAAGAAAATTATTGAATCAACCGCGTTTCCAACCTTCTCTCGTGGCACGAGTCCTGCAGGGCCTTACAAGAATGGTCCGGGGGTGATTGGCGAACCGGTGGCCATCGGCGGCGTGGTTTGCTGTGCCGGTGACATTGTGGTTGCCGATCAGGACGGCATCATCATCATTCCTTTCTGGAGAGCAGCAGACGTACTGGAGAAAGTCAAAGAAGTGGCACGACGTGAAGCCGAGATGACCGCAGAAGTCACCGGCCAATACCGCTAA
- a CDS encoding TetR/AcrR family transcriptional regulator, producing MRSDTERNRKNLIQAAARLFEVAEDPISMTEIANEAGVSVATAYRQFASVEEVLNTYRQEVGQLLLEYSEKQTGSGLEKLEKVSRYWIKLVRQRGAAMVPMRNRRGYLERLWEGAEYLLVQANAVRPPLREAMQEMSLPDIGDKAVFLWNILFDPREIFDLIDTVGLSEKQVGGQLMSVLLGGLQGFAHVNAFTVEDFRVK from the coding sequence ATGCGAAGTGATACCGAAAGGAACCGCAAAAACCTGATTCAGGCTGCTGCGCGGCTGTTTGAAGTCGCCGAAGACCCTATCAGTATGACGGAAATCGCCAATGAAGCCGGTGTTTCTGTCGCCACCGCCTACCGTCAGTTTGCCTCGGTTGAAGAGGTTTTAAACACTTACCGTCAGGAAGTCGGCCAACTATTGTTGGAATACAGTGAAAAGCAGACCGGCAGCGGCCTTGAGAAGCTGGAAAAAGTCAGCCGCTACTGGATAAAACTGGTGCGTCAGCGCGGCGCGGCGATGGTGCCAATGCGTAATCGCCGCGGGTATCTCGAACGTTTATGGGAAGGCGCCGAGTATCTGCTGGTGCAGGCCAACGCGGTGCGTCCGCCCCTGCGCGAGGCAATGCAGGAGATGAGTCTTCCTGATATCGGCGACAAGGCAGTGTTTCTGTGGAATATCTTGTTTGACCCGCGTGAGATTTTTGACCTGATCGACACCGTTGGCCTGAGTGAGAAACAGGTCGGCGGGCAGCTAATGTCGGTGCTGTTGGGTGGTCTGCAAGGTTTTGCCCACGTTAATGCGTTCACTGTCGAAGACTTTCGGGTGAAGTAA
- a CDS encoding SET domain-containing protein: MPKITDAVKGSTLLRNTNDSKTNNPNTTKIDNVSNTLIQPNIQLKESTFTDDAKLALPETSAFKNRLEDLPSKNRAFLAECTKSGLINDKNKKIDVFFEAIRNETSSTLIHKLKNCTIPKKLSLDSNKKLFTLLTQYNPDTLTTSPLIDEQGKPVEIETIGHCWVYAGMDDSKEFFFNDDVIKIIDDYQSHKKWTQSNLCVRTIKEEDVPAHESVLIGQEGVFALNDIKSNTTVFLFGGMLLDEKIDKENDEKIRKLVGCDKYYTRKVSCDDKNTSFIEGMDISMKLNTATKIGTYGVVMDHERNNLDCYHARVERVSDKEQLQILAFSSMRDIKSGEQLCFNYDINAQR, encoded by the coding sequence ATGCCCAAAATTACAGATGCTGTAAAAGGAAGTACCTTATTAAGAAATACAAATGATTCGAAGACAAACAATCCGAATACGACAAAGATCGATAATGTCAGCAACACCTTAATTCAACCTAATATTCAACTTAAAGAAAGCACATTTACCGACGATGCAAAGTTGGCACTACCTGAAACTTCAGCATTTAAAAATAGGCTGGAAGATCTTCCATCGAAAAATCGCGCATTCCTTGCAGAGTGCACAAAGTCAGGGTTAATTAATGATAAAAATAAAAAAATTGATGTTTTTTTTGAGGCTATACGGAATGAGACTTCATCTACATTAATTCACAAGTTAAAAAATTGTACAATCCCTAAAAAGCTATCCCTCGATAGTAATAAAAAACTATTTACCTTACTGACACAATACAACCCCGATACTTTAACGACATCGCCACTTATAGATGAACAAGGGAAACCAGTCGAAATTGAAACAATCGGACATTGTTGGGTTTACGCAGGCATGGACGACAGTAAGGAATTTTTTTTTAACGATGATGTAATAAAAATCATTGATGATTATCAAAGTCACAAGAAATGGACACAATCAAACTTATGCGTAAGAACCATTAAAGAAGAAGATGTTCCTGCTCATGAAAGTGTTCTTATTGGCCAAGAAGGCGTTTTTGCTCTTAATGATATCAAAAGTAATACCACAGTCTTTCTATTCGGCGGAATGCTTCTGGACGAAAAAATAGATAAAGAAAATGATGAGAAGATTAGGAAACTGGTAGGCTGCGATAAATATTACACCCGCAAAGTTTCATGTGACGACAAAAATACGTCTTTTATTGAAGGAATGGACATATCCATGAAGTTAAATACAGCGACAAAAATAGGCACCTATGGCGTGGTGATGGATCATGAAAGAAATAATTTAGATTGTTATCATGCCCGCGTCGAACGAGTATCAGATAAAGAACAATTGCAAATTTTAGCTTTTTCTTCAATGAGAGATATAAAGTCGGGTGAGCAACTTTGCTTTAATTATGATATAAACGCTCAAAGATAA
- a CDS encoding MFS transporter: MNKSQVASMDYALPAKDSTQNNVVKRASLAGGVGSFVEWYDYGIYGLLVSTLVLVFSANDMNTTDAGLMLTYLGFTVSFVVRPFGGVICGYLGDKMGRQKLLAILLLIISLATAGIGLLPSYESIGWAAPALLISLRIVQGFSAGGEVSGAGSFVAEYAEDHRRAVVMSPLVMGSFIALLFGSLLISGLINIYGAEAMRAWVWRVPFLLAIPMALIGVYIRTRIQDTPHFQMVKQNKSVVRNPIREVLTSKRHLKAIALAVTLPAVNGPGYYVLFVYMPTYLNKVMHFAQVQSLMVTACGLLTIIGAIPMMAWLSDRLGRKPLLISSAIAMAVLAYPCFWLLTLGMMPLACMAAILLAFAFAGHAAVIQSTLAEMFPTNVRYSAYSIGFNLSTVIFGGSAPLLMTWLIGLTGIASIPSYMVILTAMLTLISTLFLKETAGKPLRAE, translated from the coding sequence ATGAATAAATCTCAGGTTGCATCGATGGACTACGCTTTGCCGGCAAAAGACTCAACACAGAATAATGTGGTCAAACGCGCCTCTCTGGCGGGCGGCGTGGGTTCCTTTGTTGAATGGTACGATTACGGCATTTACGGTTTGCTGGTCAGCACGCTGGTGCTGGTATTTTCCGCCAACGACATGAACACCACCGACGCAGGCCTGATGCTTACGTATCTGGGCTTTACCGTCAGCTTCGTTGTTCGCCCTTTTGGTGGCGTAATTTGTGGGTACCTGGGCGATAAAATGGGCCGCCAGAAATTACTCGCCATCCTGTTATTGATCATCTCTTTGGCGACCGCCGGTATTGGCCTGCTGCCAAGCTATGAAAGCATCGGCTGGGCCGCACCAGCGTTACTGATTTCACTGCGCATTGTGCAAGGTTTTTCTGCTGGTGGCGAAGTTTCCGGTGCCGGATCGTTTGTTGCCGAATACGCCGAGGATCATCGCCGTGCAGTAGTGATGTCGCCGCTGGTGATGGGGTCATTTATTGCATTATTGTTCGGTAGCCTGCTGATTAGCGGCCTGATTAATATCTACGGTGCTGAAGCGATGAGAGCCTGGGTATGGCGCGTGCCGTTCCTGCTGGCTATCCCGATGGCACTGATCGGGGTTTACATTCGTACTCGTATTCAAGACACCCCGCATTTCCAGATGGTAAAACAGAATAAGTCAGTGGTGCGTAATCCAATCCGCGAAGTGCTGACCTCAAAACGTCATCTGAAAGCTATCGCGCTGGCAGTGACCTTACCGGCGGTCAACGGCCCTGGCTACTACGTACTGTTTGTTTACATGCCAACTTATTTGAACAAAGTCATGCATTTCGCTCAGGTACAAAGCCTGATGGTGACCGCTTGCGGCCTGCTGACCATCATCGGCGCCATTCCAATGATGGCCTGGCTTTCCGACCGTCTGGGGCGTAAACCGCTGCTGATTTCCTCGGCGATTGCCATGGCTGTATTGGCCTATCCATGCTTCTGGCTGCTGACGCTGGGCATGATGCCTCTGGCCTGCATGGCCGCCATCTTGCTGGCCTTTGCCTTTGCCGGACACGCCGCGGTTATTCAGTCCACGCTGGCGGAAATGTTCCCGACCAACGTGCGCTACAGCGCCTACAGTATTGGTTTTAACCTTTCTACCGTAATTTTTGGTGGCTCAGCGCCGCTGCTGATGACCTGGCTAATCGGCCTGACCGGTATTGCCAGCATCCCAAGCTATATGGTGATTTTGACCGCCATGCTGACCCTGATTAGCACCTTATTTCTTAAAGAAACAGCCGGTAAGCCGCTGCGTGCGGAATAA